The Nocardia sp. NBC_01329 sequence CGCGGCGACATCCCACGTAATTCTTGAAGATCGGCGAGTGGTTTACGCAGTTCCTCGAATTCGGGCCCGAGTTCGGACCGCAATTGCGAAGTCGCGCCGGTCGCGTAATCGCGAACCTGGCGCAGACTTCGCGCAGTCCACCGAGCGGCGCCGGGTAGGCGCTCCGGGCCGAGGATTACGAGGGCGGCGACGAGTAGCACGAGCATCTCGCCCCACCCGATACTGCTGAACACTCCTACAGGCTACCCGGCACCGCGACCAGCGGATCAGTCGGAGGCCAGCGTCACCGGGAGATCCACCTGCCGACCTTCCCGGATGAGCTGCACGTTAACCGTTTGTCCGATTTCGTTCGACTGAACCGCCACTACCAGCTCGTCGGGATTGGTGACTTCGCGATCGCCGATCCGCACGATCACATCGCCTTCGACGATGCCCGCGTTCGCCGCCGGACTGCCCGGCTGTACATCGGCGACCTCGGCACCGCTCATGACCTCGTTGGCGACCGTCTTCTGTCGGGCACTCACACCGATCATCGGATGATGGATCGATCCGTCGCGGATGAGGGTCTGGGCGACCTCGGTTACCTGGTCCACCGGGATGGCGAAGCCGAGACCCACCGAACCGCCGCTCTCACTACGGATCGCGGTATTGATACCGATGACCCGGCCGTCCGCATCGACCAGTGCGCCGCCGGAATTACCCGGGTTGATCGAGGCGTCGGTCTGTACGGCATCGATGACCGCCTTGGTGTCGCTGCCCTCGCCTTCGAGTTTCACGGGGCGGTGCAACGCGCTGACGATGCCGGATGTGACCGTTTTGCTCAGGCCCAGCGGCGATCCGATCGCCAGCACCGCATCCCCGACTTGCACATCATCGGATTTACCGAGCTGCGCGACCGTGAGATTTTTCACATCTACCTTGAGGACCGCGAGGTCGCTTTTGGGATCGCGGCCGACGATATCGGCCGGGGTCCGCGTGCCGTCGGAGAAGGTGATCTGGATCCGGGCCCGCCCGGACTGGTCCTGGGCCGCCATGGAGATGACGTGGTTGTTGGTGGCGATATAGCCGTCGCCGTCGATGACGACCCCGGAACCGGTGGCGCCGTTGTCGCCGACCGTGGTGCGGATGGAGACCACCGACGGCAGTACCGCATCGGCCACCTGGGCGATCGGGCCGTGCGGCTGATCGCTGTCGGCCTGTTCCAGGCTGACTTTGCGCGACGTCAGAGTCGAGGCCGTCTCTGCGGTCAATCGGCCCACCAGGCCGCCGACCAGGCCGATCGCCAGCGCGATCGCCCCGAGAACGAGCAGGGCTTTGGGTGCGACCCGGGAACCGAACAGCACCTGGCGCGCGGAGAGCTGCTCGGCGTGCGGGAATTCCTGTGTGGTCGGCGAGGGCACAGCCGGGGCGCCCAGCCGGGCCGCTGCTTCCGGATCGCGCCAGGGATCGGCCGGGCCGGCCACCGGTTCACGTCCGCTGTCGGCATCCGGGTCGCGCTGCAGCAGTTCGGTGGAACCGGGCGGGCGGCCGAAGGCTTCGGCCAGCACTGCCTCGGGCGGACCTTTGGGTGCTATCGAGGTCGAGGACTCGGCGTCCGGGCGCCCCCCGCGGGCGGCGAAGGATCCGGATTGACCCGACGGGCGGCGGAAGGCACCCGCGGTATGTGAGTCCACATGAGGTCGATAGACCGGACGGGGAGCCAGTACCGGTGCCTCGCGCGGGCGCAGAGTGCCGTTATCGGTCGTCGTACCGTTTTCGTCCACCGAATCAGGGTTGTCGGCAGGGGAATTCTGCGTCGGTTCGGAACTCACGCGGCAAACTCTACTTGCGCCACCACACCGACCACCGGAAGCTGTCGAAGGTTGCCGAGAAAGTTTGGCTCGTGAAGCCGAATACCGCCTCGTTACGCGGATTTTCGGCCGAATTCCGCGTTTGTGCCCCGCTGGGCGGTTCGGCGAGCGGAATACGGGAGAGGCTGTCGTGCAGGCCGGTGGGGATCGAGACGTGGGAGGCGCGGCGCAGGGCGATTCGCGCCTGCTGCTGGGCCTCGACCTCGGCGGCGCATTCCGGGCACACCGAAAGATGCTGGGCCGCACGCAGGTAAGGATTCATCCGCAGTTCGCCATCGACGTAGGCGGCGACTGCCTCGCTCGCCAGATGCTCGGTGGAGTGGAACTGCGCGGAACGACGACCGGGCGTTTCGGAGTCGCCACTCATTCGCTGCCCATCCTTCCCGACCGGTATCACGAACTGCTGTGATCCCGGCGTCATGATCGCAGGATCACCCGAAGCTCGCCTCGGCGGCGAAACGCTCCTGGACTCCATTATGCGCAAGATACTCGCGCAGCGCCTGCCGGCCGCGATGGATCCGACTGCGCACCGTTCCGAGTTTCACGCCGAGCGTCGCGCCGATCTCCTCGTAGGACAGGCCCTCGATATCGCAGAGTACGACCGCGGCGCGGAACTCGGGTGCCAGCGAGTCCAGCGCGGACTGTAGATCCGGGTCGAGCCTGGCGTCGTGGAAGACCTGCTCGGGCCCGGGCCCGTCGGCGGGAACCCGGTCGTAGTCCTCGGGTAGCGCTTCCATCCGGATGCGGCCGCGGCGCCGGACCATGTCCAGGAAGAGGTTGGTGGTGATGCGGTGCAGCCAGCCCTCGAACGTGCCGGGCTGGTAGTTCGACAGGGAACGGAAAACCCGGATGAAGGTCTCCTGGGTGAGGTCTTCGGCGTCCTGGGCGTCACCGGACAGGCGATAGGCCAGCCGGTAGACCCGGTCGGCGTGTTCGCGGACCAATTCGTCCCAGGTCGGCATGACCGTTCGGTCACCGGTGGCGTCGAAGGCGGCGGTGCCGGTGAGCGGCAGCATGCTGTCGAGTTCGGACGATGCGTCGGCAGTGGCGGCCTGCACGGCCCGCACGACGTCGTATTCCTCGGCTCGATCGTCGTTACTGGACATATCGGGCACCTCCATCAGGGCGTCCGGCGGAGCGGGATCCTTGGTCACCGGGTCGCGGTGTGCGGCTACCTCCGAGTCCGGCCCGGTAACCGGTCGAGGACCGAATTCGTCCGGCCCGGGCAGGCCGTGACCGGCCGTCGTCGCCGAAGGGCGCGCCCGGGGAAGTTCGGGCAAGGTGGCGGACTCGCGTGCCGCATCGACCATGTGGATGGTGACAACCTCCTGATCGGGACCGAGGCGTAGGCTCGAATAGGCGGCCCGTTGTTCGGGCCGTCGTTTATGGGTTACAACGGCGGATCGGTACTCCGTTGTTCCCGTTTCTGCGCGTTCGGTTAGGTGGTCTTGCGTAGCCCTCACTCTTCCGTCTCCTGGTGTGGGTCCGATATGGGGATCCTGAGGGACACCTGAGAATGTTGCGACCAGCAATCGCGCGTTTGGCATAGCCTCTTGGGCGTGGCATCGAACCTGGAGCTCAATCTCGCCTACGTGGAGGAATCCGTCGTCGAGGACGAGGTACTCGTCAGCGCCCGCGAACGGGCCACCGAGCTGGGAGCGGCACCGGTACCGCCGTCTGTCGGGGCTCTGCTGAGCATGTACGCGCAGTTGCTGGACGCGCGGGCGGTGGTCGAGGTGGGAACCGGTGCCGGGGTCAGCGGGTTGTGGCTGCTCGACGGAATGCGCGAGGACGGCACGCTGACCACCATTGATTCCGAGCCCGAGCATCAGCGGGCCGCCAAGGAATCCTTCCGGGCCGCCGGTATTCCGCTCGCTCGGACCAGGTTGATCAACGGGCGCGCGCTGGATGTGCTACCGCGACTGGCCGACGGTGCCTATGACCTGGTGTTTCTCGATGCTGCGCCGATCGAGCACCCGCAATACATCGCCGAGGCGGTGCGGCTGCTGCGTGCGGGCGGGGCAGTGCTGCTGCACAACGCGCTGCTCGGGGGCCGCGTGCCCGATCCGGCCAATCGTGACGCGGCGACCCAGGCGGTGCGCTCGGCCACCCGGTATGTCGCCGAGGACCCCGGTCTGACCAGTGTCCTGATCCCGCTCGGTGACGGGTTGCTCTGCGCCTCGAAGGGGTAGCGAGGCCGTTCGCCGACTTCGCCGGGCGCTGACCTCGCCACTTGTGGCGGTAGTCCGGTGTGATCGCCGGTCGTGTGTTTCTTTACGGAATCTCTACGGGGTCGGCTCTTGCGCGACGATTGAACAAGTGTTTAGCGTATTGAACATGCGTTCAAGCGATGATCTGAACACGCGGGCCCGTATTCGCGACGCGGCTCTCGTCCGGTTCGGGGAGGAGGGTTTCGGAGTCGGCGTACGCGCCATCGCCGCTGCGGC is a genomic window containing:
- a CDS encoding O-methyltransferase, coding for MASNLELNLAYVEESVVEDEVLVSARERATELGAAPVPPSVGALLSMYAQLLDARAVVEVGTGAGVSGLWLLDGMREDGTLTTIDSEPEHQRAAKESFRAAGIPLARTRLINGRALDVLPRLADGAYDLVFLDAAPIEHPQYIAEAVRLLRAGGAVLLHNALLGGRVPDPANRDAATQAVRSATRYVAEDPGLTSVLIPLGDGLLCASKG
- a CDS encoding S1C family serine protease, producing the protein MDENGTTTDNGTLRPREAPVLAPRPVYRPHVDSHTAGAFRRPSGQSGSFAARGGRPDAESSTSIAPKGPPEAVLAEAFGRPPGSTELLQRDPDADSGREPVAGPADPWRDPEAAARLGAPAVPSPTTQEFPHAEQLSARQVLFGSRVAPKALLVLGAIALAIGLVGGLVGRLTAETASTLTSRKVSLEQADSDQPHGPIAQVADAVLPSVVSIRTTVGDNGATGSGVVIDGDGYIATNNHVISMAAQDQSGRARIQITFSDGTRTPADIVGRDPKSDLAVLKVDVKNLTVAQLGKSDDVQVGDAVLAIGSPLGLSKTVTSGIVSALHRPVKLEGEGSDTKAVIDAVQTDASINPGNSGGALVDADGRVIGINTAIRSESGGSVGLGFAIPVDQVTEVAQTLIRDGSIHHPMIGVSARQKTVANEVMSGAEVADVQPGSPAANAGIVEGDVIVRIGDREVTNPDELVVAVQSNEIGQTVNVQLIREGRQVDLPVTLASD
- the tatB gene encoding Sec-independent protein translocase protein TatB, with product MFSSIGWGEMLVLLVAALVILGPERLPGAARWTARSLRQVRDYATGATSQLRSELGPEFEELRKPLADLQELRGMSPRSVVTKHLLNGDDSLFRDLDGALPDSKNVLGTHSGMPDYPMPKLDKPLERNERPPIDTDAT
- the sigE gene encoding RNA polymerase sigma factor SigE, giving the protein MSSNDDRAEEYDVVRAVQAATADASSELDSMLPLTGTAAFDATGDRTVMPTWDELVREHADRVYRLAYRLSGDAQDAEDLTQETFIRVFRSLSNYQPGTFEGWLHRITTNLFLDMVRRRGRIRMEALPEDYDRVPADGPGPEQVFHDARLDPDLQSALDSLAPEFRAAVVLCDIEGLSYEEIGATLGVKLGTVRSRIHRGRQALREYLAHNGVQERFAAEASFG